One genomic window of Halogeometricum sp. S3BR5-2 includes the following:
- a CDS encoding DUF7521 family protein — protein MRALPVGRVALQAKQSAEAVAFGVSNVVVFLLLALLASIAYRAYRREEATSFLVASAGFSFLAFGSVTEAVYEFGVNGGYQAFGRELYLLRTAEATLLAVGVGLLLVSLYRLET, from the coding sequence ATGAGGGCGCTCCCGGTCGGCCGCGTCGCACTGCAGGCGAAGCAGTCGGCGGAGGCCGTCGCGTTCGGCGTCTCGAACGTCGTCGTCTTCCTCCTGTTGGCGCTGCTGGCGAGCATCGCGTACAGGGCGTACCGGCGAGAGGAGGCGACGTCGTTCCTCGTCGCGTCCGCCGGCTTCTCCTTTCTCGCGTTCGGGTCGGTCACCGAAGCGGTGTACGAGTTCGGCGTGAACGGCGGCTACCAGGCGTTCGGTCGGGAACTCTACCTCCTCAGGACCGCCGAAGCGACGCTCCTCGCGGTCGGGGTCGGACTGCTCCTCGTCTCGCTGTACCGGCTGGAGACCTGA
- the hutH gene encoding histidine ammonia-lyase — MTDPDDSETVVVDGASLTPEDVAAVARRGAAVEIAEDARAAVVASRERVEEIVESGEAVYGLNTGFGQLVDTRIEESEIERLQTNLLRSHASGAGRPLDEEEVRAMLLTRLNALVKGYSGVREVVVDHLATMLNERVHPVVRSRGSLGASGDLAPLAHLSLVLIGEGEATVDGERLTGADALATAGLSPLTLAPKEGLALINGTQLTTGVAALLVVDAERVCEAADAAGALTTEVTMGTTANCDPAVQRVRPHSGQTAAAERIRDLTADSEIVESHANCDRVQDAYSIRCLPQVHGAVRDAVDHLREAVEIELNSATDNPLVFDSAEADSRATGTAESVVISGGNFHGEPLALRLDYLVNALTELAAISERRMDRMVNPNLQEEHLPPFLTPEPGLNSGFMIPQYTAASLINEMRATGRPSTDNASVSGGQEDHVSMSATSAFAAKSALENARTVVAVELLTGAQAAEFVDDSLAHGRGTSVAYELVREASPPVTEDRSLDGDMEAVAGLVADGTLSDRLAGALSDSTR; from the coding sequence GTGACCGACCCGGACGACTCCGAGACGGTCGTCGTCGACGGCGCGTCGCTCACCCCCGAGGACGTGGCGGCGGTGGCCCGCCGCGGCGCGGCGGTCGAGATAGCCGAGGACGCGCGGGCGGCCGTCGTCGCCTCGCGCGAACGCGTCGAGGAGATAGTCGAGAGCGGCGAGGCCGTCTACGGCCTGAACACGGGGTTCGGACAGTTGGTCGACACGCGCATCGAGGAGTCGGAGATAGAACGGCTCCAGACGAACCTCCTGCGGAGCCACGCATCCGGCGCGGGGCGTCCCCTCGACGAGGAGGAGGTGCGGGCGATGCTGCTCACCCGACTGAACGCTCTCGTCAAGGGATATTCGGGCGTCCGCGAGGTGGTCGTCGACCACCTCGCGACGATGCTGAACGAGCGGGTGCATCCCGTCGTGCGGTCGCGCGGGAGCCTCGGCGCGTCGGGCGATCTGGCGCCCTTGGCGCACCTCTCCCTCGTGCTCATCGGCGAGGGCGAAGCCACCGTCGACGGCGAGCGTCTCACCGGGGCGGACGCGCTGGCGACGGCGGGGCTGTCGCCGCTGACGCTGGCTCCCAAGGAGGGACTGGCGCTCATCAACGGGACGCAGTTGACGACGGGCGTCGCGGCCTTGCTCGTCGTCGACGCCGAACGGGTCTGCGAGGCGGCCGACGCCGCCGGCGCCCTCACGACGGAGGTGACGATGGGGACGACGGCGAACTGCGACCCGGCCGTCCAGCGCGTGCGCCCGCACTCGGGACAGACCGCGGCGGCCGAGCGAATCAGGGACCTCACCGCCGACTCCGAAATCGTCGAGTCGCACGCGAACTGCGACCGGGTGCAGGACGCCTACTCGATTCGGTGTCTCCCGCAGGTCCACGGCGCGGTGCGCGACGCCGTCGACCACCTCCGCGAAGCGGTCGAAATCGAACTCAACAGCGCCACCGACAACCCGCTGGTGTTCGATTCGGCGGAGGCCGACAGCCGAGCGACCGGGACGGCGGAGTCGGTGGTCATCTCCGGCGGCAACTTCCACGGCGAACCGCTGGCGCTCCGCCTCGACTACCTCGTGAACGCGCTGACGGAACTCGCGGCCATCTCCGAGCGGCGGATGGACCGGATGGTGAACCCCAACCTCCAGGAGGAGCACCTGCCGCCGTTCCTGACCCCCGAACCCGGCCTCAACTCGGGGTTCATGATTCCCCAGTACACCGCCGCCTCGCTGATAAACGAGATGCGCGCGACGGGTCGGCCGTCGACGGACAACGCGTCCGTCAGCGGCGGGCAGGAGGACCACGTGAGCATGAGCGCCACGAGCGCGTTCGCCGCGAAGTCGGCGCTGGAGAACGCCCGAACCGTCGTCGCCGTCGAACTGCTCACCGGCGCGCAGGCCGCGGAGTTCGTCGACGACTCGCTGGCGCACGGCCGCGGGACGAGCGTCGCGTACGAACTCGTCCGCGAGGCGTCGCCCCCGGTGACGGAGGACCGGAGCCTCGACGGCGACATGGAGGCCGTCGCCGGCCTCGTCGCCGACGGAACGCTGTCGGACCGCCTCGCCGGTGCTCTCTCGGACTCGACTCGATAA
- a CDS encoding ArsR/SmtB family transcription factor, with the protein MDPDTDDLVDALASEDAREILCLADREPMSAQNLQEEVGVSVATVYRHTEDLVDANLLREETEITDDGDHYSTYETRVRSVTLTVDRERFRVDVTVRDDLVDRFSRVWRSLGESRSR; encoded by the coding sequence ATGGACCCGGACACCGACGACCTCGTCGACGCGCTGGCCAGCGAGGACGCCAGAGAGATACTCTGCCTCGCGGACCGCGAGCCGATGTCGGCGCAGAACCTGCAGGAGGAGGTCGGCGTCTCGGTCGCGACGGTGTACCGGCACACGGAGGACCTCGTCGACGCGAACCTGCTGCGAGAGGAGACGGAGATAACCGACGACGGGGACCACTACAGCACGTACGAGACCCGGGTCCGGTCGGTGACGCTCACCGTCGACAGAGAGCGGTTCCGCGTCGACGTCACGGTTCGAGACGACCTCGTGGACCGATTCAGCCGCGTGTGGCGCTCCTTAGGTGAGTCACGGAGCAGATGA